The following proteins are encoded in a genomic region of Paraburkholderia sp. BL23I1N1:
- a CDS encoding SDR family NAD(P)-dependent oxidoreductase, with product MTTRKLEGKVALVTGGTSGIGLASAQEFAAQGAKVFITGRRQAELDAAVAAIGDAAVGIRGDASNLDDLDRVYQEIAAKAGHLDVLLANAGGGDMLPLGSITEEQFDRIFSVNVKGVLFTVQKALPLLRDGSSVILMASTTSVKGTANFSVYSASKAAVRNFARSWLLDLKPRNIRVNAVSPGPVRTPGLGELVPAEHREGLFAHLSSVVPMGRLGEPSEVAKAVTFLASEDSSFVNGIELFVDGGTAQI from the coding sequence ATGACGACGCGCAAACTTGAAGGCAAAGTAGCTTTGGTAACTGGCGGTACGAGCGGTATTGGTCTGGCATCCGCGCAGGAATTCGCGGCGCAAGGCGCGAAGGTGTTCATCACCGGCCGCCGGCAGGCAGAACTCGACGCAGCGGTCGCGGCAATTGGCGACGCCGCGGTGGGCATTCGCGGCGACGCTTCGAATCTGGACGACCTGGACCGCGTGTACCAGGAAATCGCGGCAAAGGCCGGTCACCTCGATGTCCTGTTGGCGAACGCCGGCGGCGGCGACATGCTGCCGCTCGGCTCCATCACCGAAGAGCAGTTCGACCGGATTTTTTCCGTGAACGTCAAGGGTGTGCTGTTCACCGTTCAGAAGGCGCTTCCACTTCTGCGCGATGGTAGCTCGGTGATTCTGATGGCGTCGACGACGTCGGTGAAGGGTACGGCCAATTTCAGCGTCTACAGCGCAAGCAAGGCCGCGGTGCGTAACTTCGCCCGCTCGTGGTTGCTCGACCTGAAACCCCGGAACATCCGCGTAAACGCAGTCAGCCCGGGACCGGTTCGCACGCCTGGCCTCGGTGAGCTCGTTCCCGCAGAGCATCGGGAAGGCCTGTTCGCACATCTGTCCTCGGTAGTGCCGATGGGGCGTTTGGGCGAACCCTCCGAAGTCGCAAAGGCCGTCACATTCCTCGCATCTGAGGACAGCAGCTTCGTGAACGGCATCGAACTGTTTGTCGATGGCGGTACCGCACAAATTTAA
- a CDS encoding LysR family transcriptional regulator — MDQLLAIRAFARVVEAGTFTKAADSLQIPLATVSKLVRTLEKHLGVKLLLRTTRRVTVTTDGAAYYEKTAALLQSLEDIDSSFQSAQSKPRGHLRVDIGGTFARLVVIPALPDFLAKYPDISIDFGVSDRQVDLISDNVDCVIRGGELGDLSLVARLIGNAPRVTCATPGYLEKHGVPRKPRDLETGHSIVNYISTRTSRPTPMFFARGKEKIELAVPHVIGVNESNAHFAAGLAGLGVIQTFLYTAQSHIEAGDIVPILEDWSPAPYPFYVVYPPNRYLSNRLRVFIDWIAEHLLA; from the coding sequence TTGGACCAGTTACTCGCAATCCGGGCGTTCGCCCGTGTGGTAGAAGCCGGCACCTTCACGAAGGCGGCCGACTCGCTGCAGATTCCCTTGGCAACGGTGAGCAAGCTCGTGCGCACCCTCGAAAAGCACCTCGGCGTGAAGCTCCTGCTTCGTACGACGCGACGGGTCACGGTAACCACGGACGGCGCGGCTTACTACGAGAAAACTGCAGCGCTCCTCCAAAGCCTGGAAGACATCGACTCAAGCTTCCAATCCGCGCAAAGCAAGCCGCGCGGTCATCTGCGTGTCGACATCGGCGGCACGTTTGCCCGCCTGGTAGTTATTCCAGCTCTTCCCGACTTTCTCGCGAAATATCCGGACATCAGCATTGACTTCGGAGTCAGCGACCGACAGGTCGACCTGATTAGCGACAACGTCGATTGTGTTATCCGAGGTGGCGAACTTGGCGACCTCTCGCTGGTTGCCAGATTGATTGGCAACGCGCCGCGGGTGACCTGCGCAACCCCCGGCTACCTCGAAAAGCATGGCGTGCCACGCAAACCTCGCGATTTGGAAACTGGCCATTCGATAGTCAATTACATATCGACACGAACCAGTCGACCGACGCCAATGTTCTTCGCTCGCGGCAAAGAGAAAATCGAACTTGCTGTACCCCATGTCATAGGGGTGAACGAAAGCAACGCACACTTTGCGGCGGGTCTGGCGGGCCTCGGGGTTATTCAGACCTTCCTGTACACGGCGCAATCGCATATCGAAGCAGGTGACATCGTGCCGATTCTTGAGGACTGGAGCCCTGCGCCCTATCCGTTCTACGTTGTGTATCCGCCCAATAGATATTTAAGCAACCGATTGAGAGTTTTCATCGACTGGATAGCAGAACACCTGCTCGCATGA